The following coding sequences are from one Bifidobacterium sp. window:
- a CDS encoding FtsB family cell division protein, with the protein MASKTAPHGEKNSQTRHSRTSRERGTAGPISFFIAMIIVILASIELVSTFHTYALNLSQLNSLRKQEASLIAQKQELENNINRWNDNAYVTAQARDRLGFVFAGEQAIRVLHPEAVTGTTSTESNGSSDNSTSEDKPWYEEMASAFEKADKGSSKHTSKNSTKSDSTSKSETTSTDSGSTDSNTDNNE; encoded by the coding sequence ATGGCCTCCAAAACTGCACCACACGGAGAGAAGAACTCTCAGACACGTCATTCCAGAACATCTCGAGAGCGCGGCACCGCAGGGCCAATTTCATTTTTTATCGCGATGATTATCGTGATTCTGGCATCCATAGAGTTAGTTTCCACTTTTCATACCTATGCGCTGAATCTTTCTCAACTCAATAGTTTGCGCAAGCAAGAAGCTTCACTTATTGCGCAAAAGCAGGAACTGGAAAATAACATCAACCGCTGGAACGACAACGCGTATGTCACCGCGCAGGCTCGAGATCGTTTAGGATTTGTATTCGCTGGTGAACAGGCTATTCGGGTGTTACACCCCGAGGCAGTGACAGGAACGACCAGCACTGAGAGTAATGGCAGTTCAGACAACAGTACTAGTGAAGATAAGCCCTGGTACGAGGAAATGGCGTCGGCTTTTGAGAAGGCTGACAAAGGTAGCAGTAAGCACACTAGCAAAAACAGCACTAAGAGCGATAGCACTAGTAAGAGTGAAACTACCAGTACTGATAGTGGCAGCACTGATAGCAATACTGACAACAATGAGTAG
- the eno gene encoding phosphopyruvate hydratase gives MAAIESVYAREILDSRGNPTVEVVLETEDGAQGLGLVPSGASTGEAEAWERRDGDKSRYQGKGVLDAVKAVNEIIAPAVIGLDATDQRALDETMIELDGTANKGKLGANAILGVSLAAIYASAESADLPLYRYLGGTNGHILPVPNMNIMNGGAHADSNVDIQEFMVSPYGFDSYKEALRAGVEVYHTLKGVVKERGLSTGLGDEGGFAPNLDSNAEALDLIVESIEKAGYKPGEQIGLSLDVASSEFYDKETGKYLFEGELRDDDWLLDYYKGLVEKYPLVSIEDPFQEEDWTAWQKITAELGDRLQFVGDDLLVTNPKRLQKGIDLKAANSLLVKLNQIGTVTETLDAIELATANGFTSMVSHRSGETPDTTISDLAVAKNTRQIKTGAPARGERIAKYNRLLEIEEELGSAAQYAGYSAFKACKKYVK, from the coding sequence GTGGCAGCAATTGAAAGCGTTTATGCACGCGAAATTCTTGACTCCCGTGGCAACCCGACCGTTGAGGTAGTTCTTGAGACGGAGGATGGGGCCCAAGGCCTCGGACTCGTTCCTTCAGGAGCTTCCACCGGCGAGGCGGAAGCTTGGGAACGTCGTGACGGCGACAAGTCACGTTATCAGGGCAAGGGTGTCCTTGATGCAGTTAAGGCCGTGAACGAAATTATCGCACCAGCCGTTATCGGTCTGGATGCTACTGATCAGCGCGCACTCGATGAAACCATGATTGAGCTCGACGGCACCGCCAACAAGGGCAAGCTTGGAGCGAACGCCATTCTTGGTGTTTCCCTTGCAGCGATTTATGCCTCTGCTGAGTCGGCAGATCTGCCTCTCTACCGTTACTTGGGTGGCACTAATGGGCACATCTTGCCTGTACCGAACATGAATATCATGAACGGTGGCGCACACGCTGATTCCAACGTAGACATTCAGGAATTCATGGTGTCCCCGTATGGCTTCGACAGCTACAAGGAAGCTCTGCGCGCTGGCGTAGAGGTTTATCACACCCTCAAGGGCGTCGTTAAAGAACGCGGTCTGAGCACTGGCCTTGGCGATGAGGGTGGTTTTGCACCAAACCTCGATTCCAACGCTGAAGCACTTGACCTCATTGTTGAGTCCATCGAGAAGGCTGGCTACAAGCCAGGTGAGCAGATTGGTCTCTCCCTTGATGTCGCTTCCTCTGAGTTCTACGACAAAGAGACTGGCAAGTACCTCTTCGAGGGCGAGCTGCGTGATGATGATTGGCTGCTGGACTATTACAAGGGTCTTGTAGAGAAGTATCCACTGGTTTCCATCGAAGATCCATTCCAGGAAGAGGATTGGACTGCATGGCAGAAGATTACTGCTGAACTCGGTGATCGCCTTCAGTTTGTTGGTGACGATCTGCTCGTGACTAACCCGAAGCGTCTGCAGAAGGGTATCGATCTCAAGGCCGCCAACTCCCTGCTGGTTAAGCTGAACCAAATCGGTACTGTAACTGAGACTCTTGATGCTATTGAGCTCGCAACAGCTAATGGCTTCACCTCAATGGTTTCCCACCGTTCAGGCGAAACTCCTGACACCACGATCTCTGATCTTGCTGTTGCAAAGAACACTCGACAGATCAAGACCGGTGCACCAGCTCGTGGTGAGCGTATCGCTAAGTACAACCGTCTTCTTGAGATTGAAGAAGAGCTTGGCTCAGCTGCTCAGTACGCCGGATACAGCGCTTTCAAGGCCTGCAAGAAGTACGTCAAGTAG
- the mfd gene encoding transcription-repair coupling factor, with protein sequence MNSLHEFLALLDADHSFHDLHYGNVELPDSDTDPSLTVAASLGVRSALAAAVAERKPVVVVVPSGREAQDMAEALRSWYGSESNDVAVLEAWETLPHERLSPRADTVASRMAVFRRLAHPEGNDGMFGPIRILVMPVRSLIQPVVAGLGDVQPLVFRIGEDLGLDNAVERLVQNAYTRVDLVMDRGEFAVRGGILDVFPPTAPHPLRIEYFGDEVDAIHEFNASDQRTYGDNIRSVWATACREMQLDERVRVRAKELIGQIPNADDMLESISQAIAVEGMESLLPALVDHLDAVPDLLPKNSVVMLSDPERLRRAAEDLSKTANEFLAASWHIAASGHSSGAPISFDQASFLDIDEVISSIAFSQRELWKLTDFSVDSSRPGHIQIDAHQPEEFRGVEERASSGIRGLIDAGITVTITSAAQGTLNRLTRVIHETGITDFRAVRSFALDGFIDERAKFALLTERDLTGHTSASQVTKTPKRRRKAIDLMELKPGDYVVHEQHGIGRFVQMRQRTVGKGAQQAQREYLVIEYAPSKRGAPADKLFIPTDQLDLVSKYIGAEVPKLNKLGGGDWAATKAKARKHVRQIAEDLVKLYSARQRTEGFSFSPDTPWQKELEDAFPYQETPDQLTTIDEVKHDMERPMPMDRLICGDVGFGKTEIALRAAFKAVQDSKQVVILVPTTLLVQQHFETFTERFEGFPVRIAALSRFQTAKEISATIEALADGGVDIVIGTHKLLNPKIKFKDLGLVIIDEEQRFGVEHKETLKALRTNVDVLSLSATPIPRTLEMAVTGIREMSTLATPPEDRLPVLTYVGAYEDAQVTAALRRELLRGGQVFYVHNRVEDIARTAAKISELVPEAKVGIANGKMGEKQLDAVIRDFWRRDINVLVCTTIIETGLDISNANTLIVDHADRFGLSQLHQLRGRVGRGRERAYAYFLYDPSKTMTQTAHDRLATIAQNSSLGSGFDVAMKDLELRGTGNLLGDEQSGHIEGVGFDLYIRMVSQAVAHVKEPDKQEEQSVSIDLPIEASIPVYYIDSDKLRLEAYQKLAAAHSEHDLDELRDELSDRYGKLPSELDVLFDIARLREKAKALGITEIIAQGRNVRVARIDPPESVMMRLQRIYSGCQYRPVTHTLLVPAPFAGSLGSSAMDSQAVMSWVDQLLEDLAWSARPRS encoded by the coding sequence ATGAACTCGTTGCATGAATTCTTAGCGCTGCTTGATGCTGATCACAGTTTCCACGACCTGCATTATGGCAATGTGGAGTTGCCAGATTCTGACACTGACCCGAGCCTAACGGTGGCTGCATCACTAGGTGTACGATCCGCTCTTGCTGCTGCGGTTGCAGAGCGTAAGCCGGTTGTTGTGGTGGTACCTTCTGGACGTGAAGCACAGGATATGGCTGAGGCATTACGCTCCTGGTACGGCTCGGAGTCTAATGATGTTGCGGTTCTTGAAGCATGGGAAACCTTACCTCATGAGCGGCTTTCACCTCGAGCCGATACCGTTGCCTCACGCATGGCTGTTTTCCGACGCTTAGCACATCCTGAGGGCAACGACGGCATGTTTGGGCCTATCAGAATTCTGGTAATGCCAGTTCGCTCACTGATACAGCCCGTGGTTGCGGGACTAGGCGATGTGCAGCCTTTGGTGTTTCGCATAGGCGAAGATCTTGGCCTTGATAATGCGGTCGAGCGTCTAGTGCAGAATGCATACACCCGTGTCGATTTAGTTATGGATCGCGGCGAATTTGCAGTCCGTGGAGGCATCCTCGATGTCTTCCCTCCAACTGCTCCACATCCACTGCGTATTGAATACTTTGGCGACGAAGTTGATGCGATTCATGAGTTCAATGCTTCAGACCAGCGTACATATGGTGACAACATTCGCAGTGTGTGGGCAACAGCATGCAGGGAAATGCAGTTAGACGAACGCGTTCGAGTGCGTGCCAAGGAGCTTATTGGCCAGATTCCGAATGCGGATGACATGCTCGAATCTATATCGCAAGCCATAGCAGTTGAGGGTATGGAATCTTTGCTGCCTGCGTTGGTGGATCACTTAGATGCAGTGCCTGACTTATTGCCTAAGAATTCAGTGGTGATGCTTTCCGATCCTGAACGCTTACGCAGAGCTGCAGAAGACTTGTCAAAAACAGCGAATGAGTTTTTAGCAGCAAGCTGGCATATCGCTGCCTCAGGGCATAGCTCAGGAGCACCGATAAGTTTCGATCAAGCGAGTTTTTTGGATATTGATGAAGTTATCTCATCAATCGCTTTCTCCCAGAGGGAGTTGTGGAAACTCACTGACTTCAGTGTAGATAGCTCACGTCCTGGTCATATTCAGATTGACGCGCATCAACCCGAAGAATTCAGAGGCGTTGAGGAACGAGCAAGTTCTGGCATTAGAGGTCTTATAGATGCCGGGATTACGGTAACTATTACATCGGCCGCACAAGGCACATTGAACAGACTTACACGTGTGATCCATGAGACAGGTATTACTGATTTTCGTGCTGTCCGTTCATTTGCTCTTGACGGTTTTATTGATGAGCGGGCAAAGTTCGCACTGTTGACTGAACGAGATCTCACTGGCCATACCAGCGCATCTCAAGTAACGAAAACGCCTAAACGTCGTCGTAAAGCTATCGATTTAATGGAGCTTAAACCTGGCGACTATGTGGTGCATGAGCAACACGGTATAGGCCGTTTTGTACAGATGCGTCAACGCACGGTCGGGAAGGGTGCTCAACAAGCGCAGCGTGAGTATTTAGTCATCGAGTATGCCCCTAGTAAGCGTGGGGCACCCGCAGACAAGCTCTTCATACCCACGGACCAGCTAGATTTGGTCAGTAAATATATTGGCGCTGAGGTTCCTAAACTCAATAAATTGGGCGGAGGTGACTGGGCTGCGACCAAAGCGAAAGCTCGTAAACACGTACGGCAGATTGCAGAAGATTTGGTCAAGTTGTATTCGGCAAGACAGCGTACAGAAGGTTTCTCCTTCAGCCCCGATACACCTTGGCAAAAAGAGCTGGAGGATGCTTTCCCATACCAGGAGACTCCCGATCAACTTACCACCATCGACGAGGTCAAACATGACATGGAACGCCCCATGCCAATGGATCGTTTGATATGCGGCGATGTTGGTTTCGGAAAAACCGAGATTGCTTTGCGCGCTGCGTTCAAGGCTGTCCAAGACTCCAAACAAGTGGTGATTCTGGTGCCGACCACATTGTTGGTTCAGCAGCATTTCGAGACCTTCACCGAACGATTTGAAGGTTTTCCGGTGCGTATCGCGGCCTTAAGCAGATTCCAGACAGCCAAGGAAATATCTGCCACCATTGAGGCCTTGGCCGACGGCGGTGTTGACATTGTCATCGGTACTCATAAGCTACTTAATCCGAAAATCAAGTTCAAAGATCTCGGTCTGGTAATTATTGATGAGGAACAGCGTTTCGGAGTAGAGCATAAGGAAACGTTAAAAGCGTTACGCACAAATGTGGATGTACTCAGCCTGTCTGCAACACCAATTCCTAGAACCTTGGAGATGGCCGTCACCGGTATCCGTGAAATGTCGACTCTGGCAACACCTCCTGAAGATCGTTTACCAGTGCTGACCTATGTTGGTGCGTATGAAGATGCACAGGTTACTGCTGCGCTCCGCAGAGAGCTGCTCAGAGGTGGCCAGGTTTTCTACGTACACAACAGAGTTGAAGATATTGCTAGGACGGCGGCAAAAATATCCGAGTTGGTGCCTGAAGCCAAAGTGGGAATCGCTAATGGAAAAATGGGGGAGAAGCAGCTTGATGCGGTAATCCGTGATTTCTGGCGTCGGGATATCAATGTGCTAGTGTGCACCACGATTATTGAGACCGGCCTTGATATTTCTAATGCCAATACTCTTATTGTTGATCATGCAGATCGTTTCGGACTTAGTCAGTTGCATCAGTTGCGTGGACGAGTTGGCCGCGGACGGGAGCGTGCTTATGCATACTTCCTCTATGACCCCAGCAAAACGATGACCCAAACTGCGCACGATCGTTTGGCGACGATTGCACAGAACAGTTCCTTAGGTTCTGGTTTTGATGTCGCGATGAAGGATTTGGAGCTGCGCGGTACTGGAAATCTTCTCGGAGACGAACAGTCAGGGCATATCGAAGGTGTGGGTTTTGACCTATATATCCGTATGGTTTCCCAAGCAGTAGCGCATGTCAAAGAGCCAGACAAACAGGAAGAGCAATCGGTCAGCATTGATTTGCCAATAGAAGCTTCTATTCCGGTGTATTACATTGATTCCGACAAGCTGCGTCTGGAGGCCTATCAAAAGCTTGCGGCAGCTCATAGTGAGCATGATTTAGACGAACTTCGTGATGAACTTAGCGACCGCTACGGCAAACTTCCCTCTGAGCTTGATGTTTTGTTCGACATAGCAAGACTCCGCGAGAAAGCTAAAGCTCTTGGTATCACTGAAATCATTGCTCAGGGACGTAACGTACGCGTAGCACGTATCGATCCGCCTGAATCCGTGATGATGAGATTGCAGCGTATCTATTCTGGGTGCCAATACCGTCCAGTTACACACACTCTGCTGGTCCCTGCTCCATTTGCAGGTTCTCTGGGTTCCTCAGCGATGGATTCACAAGCAGTGATGTCTTGGGTAGATCAGTTGCTTGAGGATTTGGCTTGGAGCGCGAGGCCCAGAAGCTAA
- the pth gene encoding aminoacyl-tRNA hydrolase — translation MASDCWLIVGLGNPGKEYEGTRHNMGFMCADVLAQRWTISMSDHKGLAKLGKGILRLDGKQIRFFLAKPLTFMNESGNAVASIAAYYDIDPHQIVVIHDDMDLEYGRIKVKSGGSAGGHNGIKSIDKSLGSNAYGRVRLGVGHAARQGDAHRNTVNWVLGGFSRDQKAQLPDFLADGADAAETLITHGLAAAQENFNGR, via the coding sequence ATGGCATCTGATTGTTGGCTCATCGTTGGACTGGGCAATCCAGGCAAGGAGTATGAGGGTACTAGGCACAACATGGGCTTCATGTGTGCCGATGTGCTTGCACAGCGTTGGACGATATCCATGTCGGATCACAAAGGTCTAGCTAAACTCGGTAAAGGCATATTGCGCCTTGACGGGAAACAGATTCGGTTCTTTTTGGCAAAACCGCTGACTTTTATGAATGAATCTGGCAATGCTGTGGCGTCAATCGCTGCCTACTACGATATTGATCCTCATCAGATAGTGGTGATTCATGATGATATGGATCTTGAATATGGACGTATTAAGGTAAAATCCGGTGGTTCAGCCGGAGGACACAACGGTATTAAATCCATTGATAAATCTCTCGGCAGTAACGCCTATGGCAGGGTTCGCTTGGGAGTTGGGCATGCGGCGAGGCAAGGTGATGCTCATCGCAATACGGTGAACTGGGTATTGGGTGGCTTTTCTCGAGACCAGAAGGCTCAGCTGCCAGATTTTCTAGCGGATGGTGCGGATGCTGCTGAAACTCTGATTACTCATGGTTTGGCTGCAGCACAGGAGAATTTTAATGGCAGATAG
- a CDS encoding GNAT family N-acetyltransferase, producing the protein MSESNANAQHSFGLPDACQIRLAQDDDLTAITDIYNQAVATGGSSADTTVQNIQQRSVWLHSHAPREQYPVIVVEEAGEKIAFASISRFHPRPGYDADVELSYYVDVSHRGRGLGSALVRWGLHTARELRYDKLITVIFADNRASMSLMKRFNFTQYGLLPQAAADSHGVHHDVAYWYQPLN; encoded by the coding sequence GTGAGTGAAAGCAACGCGAATGCTCAACATAGTTTCGGGCTCCCAGATGCTTGTCAGATTCGTCTCGCTCAAGATGATGATCTCACAGCTATCACTGATATCTACAATCAGGCGGTCGCTACGGGTGGATCCAGCGCGGATACCACCGTACAAAATATCCAGCAGCGCAGTGTGTGGCTTCACTCACATGCACCACGGGAGCAATATCCGGTAATCGTTGTTGAAGAGGCAGGTGAAAAGATTGCTTTTGCTTCCATTTCTCGATTTCATCCCCGCCCTGGTTATGATGCCGATGTGGAGCTGAGCTATTACGTTGATGTTTCCCACCGAGGACGCGGATTAGGATCTGCATTGGTGAGGTGGGGATTGCACACTGCGCGGGAACTACGCTATGACAAGCTGATTACCGTGATATTCGCCGATAATCGCGCTTCAATGTCGCTAATGAAACGTTTTAATTTCACTCAATATGGTTTGCTGCCGCAAGCAGCCGCTGATTCTCACGGGGTACATCATGATGTTGCCTATTGGTATCAGCCTCTAAATTGA